The following DNA comes from Thalassoglobus sp. JC818.
ACTCTTGAGAACAACGAACGCTTGCTGACGGTCGATCGAGGCACAAATCAGAAGCGAATTCTGTATGTGGGAGGCCGTCCCAACTGGGAGTACAAATTCCTGAATCGCGCCCTTTCGGAAGACCGAGCAGTTGATCTCGTCACCCTTATTCGAATTGCGAAGAAGGAAGCCAAGTTCGACTTCCGCGGCCGGGTCGGAGAAAACAGCAACTCACTCTTTCGTGGATTCAATGACGAGGTCGACGAAGAAACCGAATCGTTCGACGAAGCTGTACTCGTGCGACTGAATACGCGAGATGCCGGGGAACTCGCTGCGGGGTTTCCGAAAACGAAAGAGGAACTTTACGAGTACAAAGCGATCGTCCTTGATGATGTTGAATCCGGTTTCTTCAGCCACGATCAACAAGTACTCATCGACCGGTTTGTTTCTGTTCGGGGAGGAGGGCTCTTGCTGCTCGGCGGGCGTGATGCTTTTCGCCATGGTGATTGGGACCGGTCTTCTTTGCGAGATGCCTTTCCGGTGTATCTCGATCGGCAAGGTCCACCAGCTTCGGGTGAGCTTCGCTGGGATTTGACGCGCGACGGGTGGCTCGAACCTTGGATGCGTGTTCGCTCGACGGAAGATCAGGAAAAGACACGGCTGCAGCAGATTCCTGATCTCGAGTTCGTCAATCCAGCGACAGACCCTAAACCGGGCGGACGAATTTTTGCGACCGTTCAGGACAACTCGTCGAATGAGTATCCAGCCGTCGTTGCTCAACAATACGGCCATGGGCGTTCCGTTGCAGTCTTGATCGGAGACCTCTGGAAGTGGTCGCTGAGTCGCCCTGAAACAGATGAAGATGATCTCGCTCGATTCTGGAGGCAACTCGTACGCTGGCTGATCGCAGATGTGCCGCAGCGTGTCGAGGTCTCCCTCAATCCAATTTCTCTGGGCACGATTCCTGCCATGAATATTCAAGTGAACGTCCGGCAAGAAGACTACGAACCCCAGGAAAACGCACAAGTCACCATCCAAGTCACCACTCCGTCTGATGAAGTTCTGGAGTTGACTGCGGAACCCAGCCTCGAGGCACCTGGGCTCTTCGAAACGTCGTACGTGCCGAGAGAACGCGGGGCTTACCTCGCGTCTGTCGTGACTCAAAACGAAGAGTCTGAACTTCCCGTCACAGCCCAGGCTGGATGGACGAGTGATCCAAAAGAGGAAGAGTTTCGAAACGTCGGTTTCAATCGAGAACTGCTCGGTCGACTGGCTCAGAGTTCCGGCGGCGAGGTCATTGAGATTGGAGCGCTCGACGAGTTTGTGCGAACACTTCCCCAAAGAGACCTCCCGGCAAAACAAGTTCGGACGACACCTCTCTGGCACACACCATGGTTGCTTGTCACAGCGATTCTATGTTTGACGGCGGAATGGGGACTGCGGAGGGTGAGAGGACTTCCATGACCAAATGTTGCTGCCTGTTGAGTTGGATGCTCATCTGCCTCCTGATCGTCAATTCCGCTCCTGCCGACGAAAACACTGAGTCCGCCAAGCGTGGCGACTTATTGATCGTCGTCGGGGAAGCTGGGACAGATGAGTTTGGAAATCAGTTCGCAATCTGGTCCAGTCGCTGGGAAGAAGCAGCCCGCACCGGGCAATTTGAAGTTCACACGCTGGCAGACTCGAAGCATCCTCGCGAAGACTTCGCTGAAAAACTGAAGGAGTTGTCGCAGGCGAGTGAAACTCCACTTTGGATTGTCTGGCTGGGTCATGGAACATTCGACGGACGCACAGCCAAGTTCAACCTCCCGGGTCCGGACATCACAGCCACTGAGGTCAGCGAGTTTCTCGAAGACAATGCCCGGCTGGTGATTTCGATTCACTGCACGGCAGCGAGTGCTCCGTTTCTGGATGCGCTTTCAGGAGAAAACCGAATCATCGTCACTGCGACGCGGAGCGGTGATCAGGTCAGCTTCTCACACTTTGGAGAATACCTCTCGGCTGCCATTTCGGATGTGAATGCAGATCTCGACAAGGATCAGCAGGTCTCATTGCTCGAAGCGTTTCTCATCGCCTCCCGTCGAGTCGAGGAGTTCTACGAAGCCGATGGACGAATTCCGACGGAGAACTCGCTGATCGACGACAATGGAGACAGCGTGGGAACTCGAGCGTCAGCTTTCCAAGGATTCCGAGTCAAATCCAAACCTCAAAACTCGGATCAGGAGCTGGATGGTTTGCGGGCCCACCAGCAGCACTTGATTGCCAACGAGCGAGATCGTCTGCTCTCCCCGGAACAACTCGCCCGCAGGAATGAAATCGAAGTCGAAATCGAATCGCTGCGAAGCCTCAAAGAGACTCTTTCCGAAGACGAGTATTACGATCGTCTGGAAGCATTGTTTTTACAGCTTGGGGAACTTCTTCTTCCCCAACAGTTCGAGCCCGCAGAGACAGATGGTCAGGCCCAACCGGAAGCGAACGATGAACCATCCTCAACCAGCCCTGCTTCGCAAAAACCCGCAATCGCCAATTAAACGTCTCGTGTCGGATGCGCCCTATTTTTCAGTGAACCGATGACCACTTCGATTGTCTCTATAGATCGAACAAGTGGTTCAGAGTCGGCGTCGAGAACGGCCGACCGAGAGCCATTTGCTCCGTTTTTTTGGCCATATTGAGCAGTTTGTTCAACGTGAACGAGAGCTGTTATTACGATTGAACGGACCGATCAGTGAGTTTCGATCATGAGACGTAAGTCTTTTTCAACATTACGTTAACGAACTTTTCGTGGCATTGTGTTCATGTCACAGGAGATTTGCGAAAAAGATCTCCGGCACGAATAGAAAAGCTCCTCTTCGAACTCATTCGCCCCTACAATTAGGTTGTAGAGGCCAACTATTGAAATGTCGGGGTTGTCCGGATCGCTACTCACCGTTCAGAAGGTTTCAGTTGCCTTTGCGAACGTTTATTCGATAATCCCTGAAATACCTTGGGCTGTTCAAGCGAAAGAGTCACACCGTATGGATTCCCATTTGATTGGGCAGGACATGGATGTCACGAGAGTTTTTCATCCCGAAAGGGATCTGTTGGACGACATCCCTGAATCTGCGAACCTCGTCAGTGAGATGTCAGCAGAACTCGCTGCCAAGTACGAAAACATTATCGCTCGAGATCGAGTCTCCTGGAATCAGGAGTACGATCTGGTTCGGAAGTTGGGAACCGGTGGACAAGGCACCGTTTTCCTGGCGCGCCGCATGGGTGCTTTCGACGTTTCCTTCCAGTTGGCGTTGAAGTTCTTTCGCCCGGATGGGTATCAGGATCTGAACATCTATCGCAGCGAGATGGCACGCCTGGCCGAAGTGGCAATGGACGTCTCGCGAATCCAGCAAGACCACGTCATCGACATCTTCAACATCGTCGAGTACGAAGGAATTCTCGTTCTCGCGACCGAATGGGTGGACGGTTTCGACCTCAGACAGCTTCTCGCACCCGGGCTTCTGGCAAGCCTTCAGAAACGTGTGGAGCCTGATCGATGGGAATACATCAACGATGTGATTATCACCAACGCCGGGTTTCAGTGCCGACTGATGCCCGGGGTCGTCGTAAGCATTCTGCGCGAGTGTCTGGCAGGTCTTTCTGCACTTCATCGTGAGAACGTGATTCATGCAGACCTGAAGCCAGCGAACGTCATGATCAAGCAGACTGGCAACTGCAAAATCATCGACCTCGGATCATCATTCTCGATGGACCGCAGACCACAACGCCCCACGTGGACGCTGCGCTACGCGCCGGTGGAAGTGCTCCAGGGAGAACCGCACACGCCATTGTCAGACCTGGCGAGCTTGGGGTACGTGGTCCTCGAACTGCTGACCGGAACCATCCCGTTCGTCGGGGTGAATGACGTCAACGAGTTGATTCGATGTAAGCACGACATGTGGAAGCGAATTCCTGAACTCCTTCCCAAAGATGTCGCGCGAAACGGAACGCTCGTCGAGATGTTGTCGAAGATGATTGCCCCCGATCCTGCGGACCGATTCTCTTCCCTTGAGGAAGCGGATTTATCGCAGATTGGAGCATCTGAAATTGCCCGACAACTGGTGAAAGTCGACATGGACACCGTTGTTTCAAACGAAATGAGAGTGCTGCTTCGCGAGGTGAGTGAAATCTCCTCAACTCCTGATTCTCAATAATGTTCTGTGCTTGAAGATGCTTGTAGCGAGAGGCTTGCTGATCGCGTCTGGCGATCATTTCTGAGAGTTTTCGTTTTTGACGGAACGATTCATGGCGGATGATCGTCAAAACTTGGTGTTTGTCAAAACAGACGATCTGCGACTCGTTGAAGCAACACTGGCTGGGAATACAGAAGCCTACGGAGAACTGGTCAATCGATACCAAGATCGACTGTTCTCGGCACTTGTTCACATGCTGGGATCAATTCATGATGCGCGGGATGTCGCTCAGGAAGCGTTTCTCTCAGCATTTGAGAAACTCAGCACCTTTCGCAAGGAAGCATCTTTTTATTCCTGGCTGTTTCGAATCGCATACAATGCAGCCATTACCAATCGACGCAAACTCAAACGCCGGGCAGCGACTTCGCTGGAAGCGAAGCAGGACTCGCTCGGCTTTGAGATTGTGGATGACCATCCCGACGCCAATCCGGATCACCAAATGGAGTCTGAAGAACGCGTTCGACAGGTCAGAATAGCATTGGAACAACTGTCGTGTGACTACCGTGACGTCATTGTCATGAAAGAAATGGAGGGGATGCGTTACGACGAGATCGCAAGCATCCTCAATTGCCCCGTGGGGACAGTTCGCAGCCGAATTCATCGCGCACGAAACGACCTGCGTGATATTTTGACTCGTAGTCTCTCCCCCGAATCAGAAGCTTTCACCACTTAGTTTCGATCCCAATATCTTTTGAAAGAGTTTGAATTTCAGGATGTCCTTCGTTTATTCACCAGAAATGCTATCCGCCTACCTCGACGGAGAACTTACGGATGCTGAAAAGCAGTTCCTTGAGGAATTGCTGCAGCAAAGTCCGGAGTTACAGGCTGAACTGGATGAAATCAAAAACGTCAGCTTGAGGGTTCAAGAAGTCCCAAGACTGTCCGCCCCGGTCGATTTGCAAAGCCAAATCCTGGAGGCAGTCAAAGGTCAATCACAGGGCGTGAAGAAAGCTGGCACAGCTGCGCCGAAGAGATCACGATTCTCATGGCTCGCGTCATCGATTGCGGTCTGTCTTGGCATCGGCGTGACGGTTTGGATGCTTCAAAAGAATCAGAATCCGTCGGACTCGCTGGCCAACGGAATACACTCCACGATGATCGAATCAAAAGAGTTGGCGGTGATTCCGGTTTCCGATTCACCTGTCAATTCGACGACCTCGTTTCAAACGGATGCTTCAGGCGGAAGACGAGATCTCGTCGCGAGCACAATGGAGTTCTCGTCCAACGGGGTCAATGAATCGCTCGTGTTGGCGGATCAGCTGTCGACACAACCAAGCCCTGAGTTCACCGATTCCGACGGCATTTCATCCATCGAAGAGTTGTCGATGCTGGCCGGTGCTATGCCGACCGAACCGCAGCAGTCAACGCCAACGGTTGTGTCTCTTTCAGCCAAAGACTTGGCGCAACGCCTCAAGACTCTGACAGACATTCCGGACAGAGGGGAAGATCTCTCTGTGGCGACAGTTCACGCTGGGACGCCGATTATCGTTGATTTCACCGTCGTCGATATTCAAAAGACGCTTGGCGAAGTTGAGATTCTGGTCAAATCGCAAGCTTCCTGGCCGGCCAATATGCAAGACATCGAGATGAACTCGCAGACTGCAAACGATGAGCAATTCACGGTTGTTGTGCTCGATCTCGAAGAGCCGAAACTGGAGACCGTTTTGAATAGTGTCGAAGCTGTCAGTGCGGTCATGTACGTCGAGGAAGATGCTTACGAACTGCTTCGCGAAACGGACCTGAGTCTTGTTAACGATGATCTGTCGCGTCAGTCAGGGATCGCTTCAGCTGCATCCGATCTCGAAACTCGGAGTGATCCATATTCTGAATCGCGATTTTCTGGAGAAGCTGCTGAGTCCATGTTTTCGGCGACATCGACACCGCAATCCGACGTCAACTCGGCTTCTTCCGGCTTGGGAACACTGGAACTTGCCAGCGAGCAAGAGAGTCGCAATCTGAGTCAATTCTTTACTCAGGCACCCAGACGATTTCGATTCGAGCTGAGCCCAGAGAAAACGTTGAAGGAAGGATTTGTCGCACAGGGAACCGTGACGAGAGGACTGATCGTTGACGCAAACGCTCAACCGAGCGATTTCATCGCTCCAGAAGCATCCGGAACCAACTCTGTAAGCGAATCCACTTTGAACCGGTCATTTGATGCCGGAAAACCGTCCAGCGTGGACGACTTCGGAATTTCACCAACCCAGTCGGATTCATTTCTGCTGAACGCCGCTACGAATACGACACAGACTGCGGAAATGAACGCTGACAATGTCGAAGTTACCTCCCCCAAGGCGGCCCTTTCATCTGAGCCGAATGAGTCGATGACTCGAAGGAATTCGGGGCTTTCATATCAGGTGAAACCGGGAGCTGTTCCTGCACCAGCACTTACCCCACGTCAGCAAGAGCAGAAGATCCGCGCCTTTTTGCTTCTGAGAGAAATTCCGGAGTAGTCTTTCCATCGCGAGTCTGCCGGAAAGTCAGGCTGAGTTGACGGTCACAAACAGGCTTGTATCCTGCTTGTTTGCACGACTGAAACACCGGAAAAACTCATGGCAGATCCATCCCCCGCTCTCCTGGAAACCTTCGAGAATCCTTACCCAAATCGATCTTATACGATCGACACGGTCTGTCCCGAGTTCACCTCGATGTGTCCCAAAACGGGGCAACCGGATTTCGGAACGCTGACGATCTCGTACATCCCAAACCAGAAGTGTTTCGAACTCAAATCACTGAAGCTCTATCTCCAGCAGTATCGCAACTACGGTGCTTTCTACGAGAGAGTGACGAACCAGATTCTGGACGACCTCGTTTCCGTGACAGAGCCGAAATGGATGAAACTCGAAGCAGCCTTCACTCCGCGTGGCGGCATCCGAACAACGGTCATCGTTGAACATCCAGAAACTCATTCGTAGCCGTCGATCGTCAGTCTCAGATTCTAAACCCGAATCGCCGTGCGCTCACGATCTCTTTCTGAGTGAACAGACTTCTTGCCCGCAGCGACCACTCTCTTCGTCGCTTCCGATTCCAATCTGATGCCGCTGACTGTCGATTCGACAAGTCGGTCTTGGTGAATCTGGATGCCACCACTATGGTTACGGCAAATAATCGGACTGGATTTTCTTCCTGACACTCGTCAAACAGATCGCTGCGATCAATTAAAACGCTGAACGACAAAGATTTGAATTCAGCGTTTTCGATCGATTGTGCATCGATTCACGCGGACGAACGCAGCGTTCATCACGAGTTCCGGAGAGTGAAGAAAATCCTCAAAAAGGTGCAGCTCGAAAACCAGGGACAGGTGATTTCGAATGAAAAGCCTCTACAAGACTTTCTCGAATCCAGACACTTGCCTCCTCGATCTGTCGGCTTCGACAATTGAATCGGCATTCGAGCAAACCATTCGACATCTCGTCGAATGCAAATTGATCGCTCCCGCAGCAGAAGCTCAGATCGTCGAAGGTCTGGTTCATCGAGAAAAAACAAGCTCGACGGCCATTGGCCACTCGTTGTCGACTCCGCACTACTACGACGATTCGATGATTGATCAGATGGTCGTCTTCGTACGACTGCACGATGCTCTCAATCTGGGAGCCCCTGACCATCTGGCGACTCGCTACCTATTCATCCTTCTCGGTCCTCGGTCTGCAACTTCAGATCACCTCGATACGCTCGCCCTCATCGTGAAACTCATGTCCGATCATGATTTTCGCTATGACTTGAGTGTGGCAGAGAGTCCTGACGACCTGAAGGCTGCCATGGAGCAGTCAATCGAGCGATCTCGTCCAACGACGATCACACCGAAACAAATTCCGGACGGATTGACTCGGACCGGGCGTTTTGGTGGAGGCATGATTGGAGATCTCAAGCGTCGACTTCCCTACTACTGGAGCGATTTTCGCGACGGGATGAACGCCAAGTCGATCGCGTCAGTTCTGTTTCTGTACTTCGCCTGCCTGGCTCCAACGGTCACATTTGGTGGAGTCATGTCTGCGGAGACAGGCGGCGCGATGGGGGCGGTCGAAATGATCACCACCACGGCGCTCTGCGGAATTGTCTACGCGATCTTTTCCGGTCAACCGCTCATCATCCTCGGCGGGACCGGTCCGCTTCTCGTTTTCACAGCGATACTCTACGAACTTTGTCAGCAGTTTCAGGTTCCGTTTCTGCCGACGTTTTTCTGGGTCGGTCTCTGGACGTCAATGCTGACAATTCTGTTCGCACTGACCGATGCTGGTTGTCTGATGAGGTACTTCACTCGCTTTACCGATGAAATATTTGCGGCACTGATTTCGTTCATTTTCATCTACAAAGCTTTGGAATCGCTGATTGCTATTTTCAATGATTTGGACGTCAATCAGCATCACGACACTGCCCTTCTCTCATTACTTCTGGCACTGGGGACTTTCTACATCGCGATTACGCTGCAAGGGATGAGACGCAGCCGATACATGCTCCCCTGGATGCGTGAATTCCTGGCAGACTTTGGACCGACGATTGCGCTGGCAGCGATGACGCTGGTCGCATTTCGCCTGCATGAAGTCGACCTCGACGTTCTCCCCGCCCCCGATCGATGGGAGACAACCAACGGAAGATCCTGGCTGGTCGATCCGTTCGCTGTCCCGCTGTGGGTGCGTTTCGCTGCGCTGGGCCCGGCGCTGGTCGGTTCGATTCTCGTCTTTCTCGACCAGAACATTACCGCCCGACTGGTGAATGCTACAGACAATCAGCTGAAGAAAGGCAGTGCATACCATTGGGATTTGGCACTGGTTGGAATGCTCATCGGAGTCTGCTCGACGTTCGGTCTCCCGTGGACCGTCGCAGCGACCGTGCGATCACTCAATCACGTTCGCAGCCTCGCCACGATCGAAGAATCGGTGGGGAGTGGCGGCGAACGACGAGACCGAATTCTCCGCGTGCGTGAAAACCGGATCACAGGATTGGCCATTCATTTAATGATTGGAGCCTCGCTTCTACTTCTGCCACTTCTCAAGAACATCCCGATGGCAGTTCTTTACGGCCTGTTTCTGTTCATGGGAATCGTCTCGATGCGAGGCAATCAATTCTTCGAGAGACTCAGCTTGTGGACCATGGAGCCATCTCTGTACCCCGCAACGCACTACACCCGCCGCGTCCCCATTTCGATGGTTCACCTGTTCTCGCTGATCCAGTTGGTCTGCTTGCTGGTGCTGTGGACCGTGAAAGAGAGCCCGCTGGGAATTCTGTTCCCGCTGTTTATCGCCATGCTGGTGCCGATCCGAATCAGTCTCGATGCGATCTTCAAACCAGCCTACCTCGATGCCCTCGACGCAGACGAGATTCCCGAGACAGAGGAAACTCATTGGACGTAGTGCATGTCACACGTCCAAACGAATCCGCGAATCTGATTTATTGAGCAACGATCGGCAGCGAAACCAACATTGGAGCCGGTGCGTTTTGCTGGAGTTCCAACTGGCTCGGCTCACCTTCTTCAGCCAAAACGGAGTCGACGAAGAAGTACAGCAACTGCCGCAACTCGTCTGATTCCACTTCGTCCGCCAAAGCTTCGGCCCGTTCTCGTGACTTCTGAACGAGTCCTTCTGCTTTCTCGAATGCTCCGCATGCAGAAAAGATCTCTCGCAGTTTTCGAACACGAATCGGGTCTGGCTCGCTTCCCTCGTAGATCTCTCGAATCTCTTGCTTCTTGGACTCCGAAGCATCTTTGAGTGCCAGTGCGAGAAGCAATGTTGGCCGCAGTGCGAGTGCATCCTGTCCGGCGATCAGTTTGTTGTGATCGTCTCCATCCCAGTCCTTCAGGTCATTGAGAATCTGAAATCCGACCCCGATGTGTCGCGAGAACTGAGGAATCAATTCCTGATACTGATCGACCGACCCTGCCATCCGAAGGCCAGAATAGAGCGCAGCTTCGAATGCCGGAGACGTTTTCAGAGCGTAGATCTGGAGAGCATCCAGTGGGGAAATGTTCCAGTCGGGAGATTCCTGCCAAGCCATCTCCGCACCTTGCCCGTCGCAAAGCTTGATATGGGCATCCGCCATATTCGCGACGATGTCACACGACACATCGCTTCCCAGTTCCTCACGGCACTCATTAATGAGGCGGTATCCGAGCCCGATCAGATAGTCTCCAATGTTGATCGCCCGACCTGTTCCGTATGTGCGGTGAAGCGTTTCGCGACCGTACCGATACTGGTCGTCGTCTTGAATGTCATCATGGACCAGCGATGCTTTGTGAAACGCTTCAATGGCCATCGCGACTTTGGAGACCGCAGCGGTGAACTCAATGGGTGAGCTCTTGTCGTAACGTCCGTTAACAACATCGCCTCCCGTGGCTGCATCGAACGCTGCCAGAGTAATGA
Coding sequences within:
- the queF gene encoding preQ(1) synthase — translated: MADPSPALLETFENPYPNRSYTIDTVCPEFTSMCPKTGQPDFGTLTISYIPNQKCFELKSLKLYLQQYRNYGAFYERVTNQILDDLVSVTEPKWMKLEAAFTPRGGIRTTVIVEHPETHS
- a CDS encoding serine/threonine-protein kinase, which produces MDSHLIGQDMDVTRVFHPERDLLDDIPESANLVSEMSAELAAKYENIIARDRVSWNQEYDLVRKLGTGGQGTVFLARRMGAFDVSFQLALKFFRPDGYQDLNIYRSEMARLAEVAMDVSRIQQDHVIDIFNIVEYEGILVLATEWVDGFDLRQLLAPGLLASLQKRVEPDRWEYINDVIITNAGFQCRLMPGVVVSILRECLAGLSALHRENVIHADLKPANVMIKQTGNCKIIDLGSSFSMDRRPQRPTWTLRYAPVEVLQGEPHTPLSDLASLGYVVLELLTGTIPFVGVNDVNELIRCKHDMWKRIPELLPKDVARNGTLVEMLSKMIAPDPADRFSSLEEADLSQIGASEIARQLVKVDMDTVVSNEMRVLLREVSEISSTPDSQ
- a CDS encoding sigma-70 family RNA polymerase sigma factor, which encodes MADDRQNLVFVKTDDLRLVEATLAGNTEAYGELVNRYQDRLFSALVHMLGSIHDARDVAQEAFLSAFEKLSTFRKEASFYSWLFRIAYNAAITNRRKLKRRAATSLEAKQDSLGFEIVDDHPDANPDHQMESEERVRQVRIALEQLSCDYRDVIVMKEMEGMRYDEIASILNCPVGTVRSRIHRARNDLRDILTRSLSPESEAFTT
- a CDS encoding polyprenyl synthetase family protein, coding for MDIATNHSESRESDQTAAQKRNQIASDDPPPKKRRGRKSTAHLKAVPETLALRELIKADAEAFAKKLDRKNAFSRGELEKWGREFLEQIQQPEKFLGFAMVMIGNYFWKKQFLATPFERRMLLLPHCLKHAEGCPAEYDQFGLDCEKCGACSIADYKVRAEQLGYKVLVAEGSPIVLKIIVEGYVDGILGVACLNVLEKAIDKVLIAGVPSFAIPLHSGDCKNTSLDESWVWEVLEKYEPIDEQETRSYVPLMRASADIFTNRFEDLIPRKRSKTAEQSTSPLGQTEYVALDWLANGGKRFRPFITLAAFDAATGGDVVNGRYDKSSPIEFTAAVSKVAMAIEAFHKASLVHDDIQDDDQYRYGRETLHRTYGTGRAINIGDYLIGLGYRLINECREELGSDVSCDIVANMADAHIKLCDGQGAEMAWQESPDWNISPLDALQIYALKTSPAFEAALYSGLRMAGSVDQYQELIPQFSRHIGVGFQILNDLKDWDGDDHNKLIAGQDALALRPTLLLALALKDASESKKQEIREIYEGSEPDPIRVRKLREIFSACGAFEKAEGLVQKSRERAEALADEVESDELRQLLYFFVDSVLAEEGEPSQLELQQNAPAPMLVSLPIVAQ
- a CDS encoding PTS sugar transporter subunit IIA, which translates into the protein MKSLYKTFSNPDTCLLDLSASTIESAFEQTIRHLVECKLIAPAAEAQIVEGLVHREKTSSTAIGHSLSTPHYYDDSMIDQMVVFVRLHDALNLGAPDHLATRYLFILLGPRSATSDHLDTLALIVKLMSDHDFRYDLSVAESPDDLKAAMEQSIERSRPTTITPKQIPDGLTRTGRFGGGMIGDLKRRLPYYWSDFRDGMNAKSIASVLFLYFACLAPTVTFGGVMSAETGGAMGAVEMITTTALCGIVYAIFSGQPLIILGGTGPLLVFTAILYELCQQFQVPFLPTFFWVGLWTSMLTILFALTDAGCLMRYFTRFTDEIFAALISFIFIYKALESLIAIFNDLDVNQHHDTALLSLLLALGTFYIAITLQGMRRSRYMLPWMREFLADFGPTIALAAMTLVAFRLHEVDLDVLPAPDRWETTNGRSWLVDPFAVPLWVRFAALGPALVGSILVFLDQNITARLVNATDNQLKKGSAYHWDLALVGMLIGVCSTFGLPWTVAATVRSLNHVRSLATIEESVGSGGERRDRILRVRENRITGLAIHLMIGASLLLLPLLKNIPMAVLYGLFLFMGIVSMRGNQFFERLSLWTMEPSLYPATHYTRRVPISMVHLFSLIQLVCLLVLWTVKESPLGILFPLFIAMLVPIRISLDAIFKPAYLDALDADEIPETEETHWT